One part of the Lycium ferocissimum isolate CSIRO_LF1 chromosome 8, AGI_CSIRO_Lferr_CH_V1, whole genome shotgun sequence genome encodes these proteins:
- the LOC132067533 gene encoding LOW QUALITY PROTEIN: uncharacterized protein LOC132067533 (The sequence of the model RefSeq protein was modified relative to this genomic sequence to represent the inferred CDS: inserted 2 bases in 2 codons; deleted 1 base in 1 codon) — protein sequence MPVLFCHPPLSLKALNASLMKMHFYFSIKISYLTYTRLSFSKTQTSKNIRSMIMTCNETIEQSTNDEQDYEEYDESMMPENLPQEIEQLENQKKSNLDETEIVNLGDDETVKETRISIHLEAERKQELLELLKQYVDVFAWSYDDMPGLSTDIVSHRLPTDPTRPPIKQKPRKFKPDLSLTIKEEVTKQIEANIVRVTNYPSWLANIVPVPKKDGKIRICVDYRDLNKASPKDDFPXPNIHILIDNCXKHELQSFVDCFAGYHQILMHEDDAEKTAFTTPWGVYCYRVMPFGLKNAGATYMRAMTTLFHDMIHKEIEVYVDDVIIKSRRSSDHFTDLRKFFERLRRYDLKLNPKKKCAFGVPAGKLLGFIVSRKGIELDPSKIKAIQDLPPPKSKKDVMSFLGRLNYISRFIAQSTVICEPIFKLKKDAATKWTEECQKAFDRIKEYLSNPPVLVPPEPGKPLLLYLSVLDGAFGCVLGQHDETGKKEQAIYYLSKKFTPYEARYTLLERTCCALTWIAQKLRHYLSAYTTYLISRMDPLKYIFQKPMPTGKLAKWQILLSEFDIVYVTQKAVKGQALADHLAKNPVDNEYKPLTTYFPDEEVLFAGEDISEPYSGWRMFFDGAANFKGVGIGAVLVSETGQHYPISAKIRFPCTNNMAEYEACILGLRMAVDMNIKELLVIGDSDLLVHQVLGEWTTKNVKILPYLHCVKELCKQFREIDFKHVPRIQNEFADALATLSSMIQHPDKNYIDPIKVEIHDQQAYCFHVDEELDGQPWYYDIKKLLETREYPENATNKQKRTLRRMANHFFLNGEILYRRTSDLGLLRCVDATEATRLLEEVHAGTCGPHMNGFTLAKKILRAGYFWMTMERDSIRYVQKCHQCQVHGDFIRVPPNELNVMGSPWPFAAWGMDVIGPIEPPASNGHRFILVAIDYFTKWVEASTYKAVTKKVVADFVRNNIVCRFGIPESIITDNAANLNSDLMRETCEKFKIAHRNSTAYRPQMNGANEATNKNIKKILRKITDSHRQWHEKLPYALLGYRTTARTSTGATPYMLVYGSEAVIPAEVEIPSLRIIQDVGLDDAEWIRSRHEQLMLIDEKRMDAVCHGQLYQNRMSKAFNKKVRPRKFEPGQLVLKRIFPHQDEAKGKFAPNWQGPYVVHRVLSGGALILAEMDGKVSTKPINSDSIKKYYI from the exons ATGCCTGTGCTCTTTTGTCATCCGCCTCTTTCTTTAAAAGCATTGAATGCTTCTTTAATGAAaatgcatttttatttttctattaaaatatcatatcttacttataCTCGCCTTTCTTTTTCAAAGACTCAAACTAGTAAAAATATTCGTTCTATGATTATGACATGTAACGAAACCATTGAGCAAAGTACAAACGACGAACAAGATTACGAGGAATACGACGAAAGCATGATGCCTGAGAATCTTCCGCAAGAGATCGAGCAACTCGAGAATCAAAAGAAATCGAACTTGGATGAAACTGAGATAGTTAACTTGGGAGACGACGAAACAGTGAAGGAAACTCGGATCAGCATACACTTAGAAGCTGAACGGAAGCAGGAATTGTTGGAATTGCTTAAGCAGTATGTTGACGTATTTGCTTGGTCCTACGACGACATGCCCGGGCTGAGCACCGACATCGTCTCTCACAGGCTACCAACTGATCCCACCCGCCCGCCGATCAAGCAAAAGCCAAGAAAGTTCAAGCCCGATTTGAGTTTGACGATCAAAGAGGAAGTCACCAAGCAGATTGAAGCAAATATTGTGAGGGTTACAAACTACCCTTCCTGGTTGGCCAACATTGTGCCCGTTCCAAAGAAGGACGGAAAAATCAGGATATGTGTGGATTATCGGGATCTCAACAAAGCTAGTCCTAAGGATGACTTCC TTCCGAACATCCACATACTCATCGATAATT CAAAACATGAGTTGCAATCATTTGTCGATTGCTTTGCAGGATATCATCAGATTTTGATGCATGAGGATGATGCGGAAAAAACGGCGTTTACCACTCCATGGGGAGTATACTGCTACCGAGTAATGCCATTTGGCCTCAAGAATGCTGGTGCGACCTACATGAGGGCCATGACTACTTTGTTCCATGATATGATTCATAAGGAGATCGAAGTCTACGTGGACGATGTCATTATCAAATCTCGAAGGAGTTCAGATCATTTTACTGACCTAAGGAAGTTCTTTGAACGATTGCGGAGGTATGACTTGAAGTTGAATCCAAAGAAAAAATGTGCGTTTGGAGTTCCCGCTGGAAAATTATTGGGGTTCATTGTTAGCAGAAAAGGTATAGAGTTGGATCCTTCAAAAATCAAGGCAATCCAAGACTTGCCTCCCCCGAAGAGCAAGAAAGATGTAATGAGTTTCCTCGGAAGGCTCAATTACATTAGTCGATTCATCGCACAATCAACGGTGATTTGTGAACCTATATTTAAGCTGAAGAAAGATGCTGCCACAAAATGGACGGAAGAGTGTCAGAAGGCCTTCGACAGAATCAAGGAGTACTTGTCCAATCCACCCGTATTGGTCCCGCCAGAACCAGGAAAGCCTCTATTGCTGTACTTGTCCGTACTGGATGGTGCATTtggatgtgtgttgggacaacACGATGAGACGGGGAAAAAGGAGCAAGCCATTTACTACCTAAGCAAGAAATTCACACCGTACGAGGCGAGGTACACTTTGTTAGAACGCACGTGCTGTGCTTTGACTTGGATCGCACAAAAGTTGAGGCACTACCTATCCGCGTACACCACGTACTTGATCTCAAGGATGGATCCACTCAAATACATCTTCCAGAAGCCGATGCCTACGGGGAAATTAGCAAAATGGCAGATTTTGTTAAGTGAGTTTGATATCGTGTACGTAACTCAAAAGGCCGTCAAGGGACAGGCATTGGCGGATCACCTTGCAAAGAACCCAGTAGACAATGAATACAAGCCGCTTACAACCTATTTTCCTGATGAGGAAGTACTGTTCGCAGGAGAAGATATTTCAGAGCCTTACTCAGGATGGAGGATGTTCTTTGACGGAGCGGCAAATTTCAAAGGAGTCGGAATAGGAGCAGTTTTGGTTTCCGAGACAGGTCAGCACTACCCTATCTCGGCAAAGATCAGATTTCCCTGCACGAACAATATGGCAGAATACGAAGCTTGCATCCTTGGGCTTAGGATGGCAGTTGATATGAACATCAAAGAACTTTTGGTAATAGGCGATTCCGACCTATTAGTTCATCAGGTACTAGGAGAATGGACCACCAAGAATGTCAAAATTCTTCCATACTTACATTGCGTGAAGGAGTTGTGCAAGCAATTCAGAGAGATTGACTTCAAGCATGTCCCTCGAATCCAAAATGAGTTTGCTGATGCCCTTGCGACATTGTCATCAATGATCCAACATCCGGACAAGAATTACATCGACCCTATCAAGGTAGAAATACACGATCAGCAAGCATATTGTTTTCATGTCGATGAAGAATTGGATGGCCAGCCATGGTACTACGACATTAAAAAGTTGCTCGAGACGAGAGAATATCCGGAAAATGCAACTAACAAACAGAAGCGGACCTTGAGGAGAATGGCAAATCACTTCTTCCTTAACGGAGAAATCCTATATAGGAGGACTTCAGATCTGGGATTGCTAAGATGTGTGGATGCCACAGAGGCGACGAGGTTGTTAGAAGAAGTACACGCAGGGACATGTGGACCTCACATGAACGGATTCACTTTGGCAAAGAAGATTCTGAGAGCGGGATACTTTTGGATGACTATGGAAAGAGACAGCATTCGCTATGTACAAAAGTGTCATCAATGTCAAGTTCACGGAGATTTCATTCGAGTTCCCCCAAATGAGCTCAATGTAATGGGTTCCCCTTGGCCGTTCGCcgcttggggcatggatgtgATTGGACCTATCGAACCCCCTGCATCAAATGGGCATCGCTTCATCTTGGTGGCCATCGATTATTTCACTAAATGGGTCGAAGCTTCAACGTACAAGGCAGTAACAAAGAAGGTGGTAGCAGATTTTGTTCGCAACAATATAGTTTGCCGATTTGGGATTCCAGAGTCAATTATCACAGATAATGCAGCCAATCTCAACAGCGATCTTATGAGAGAGACTTGTGAAAAGTTCAAGATTGCCCACCGAAATTCCACAGCTTATCGACCACAGATGAATGGAGCGAATGAGGCA ACaaataagaacatcaagaagatCTTGAGGAAGATAACAGACAGTCACAGGCAGTGGCATGAAAAGTTGCCATATGCTTTGCTTGGTTACCGTACCACTGCTAGAACATCCACAGGAGCAACTCCCTATATGCTGGTCTATGGCTCCGAAGCTGTGATACCCGCAGAAGTAGAGATACCTTCTCTAAGGATTATCCAAGATGTTGGTTTGGACGATGCAGAATGGATACGTAGTAGACACGAACAGTTGATGCTCATTGATGAGAAAAGGATGGACGCTGTCTGTCACGGGCAGCTTTATCAGAATAGGATGTCCAAGGCATTTAACAAGAAAGTAAGGCCTAGGAAATTCGAACCAGGGCAGTTGGTTTTAAAGCGAATATTTCCTCATCAGGATGAAgctaaagggaaattcgcaccAAATTGGCAAGGTCCATACGTGGTTCATCGAGTGCTTTCAGGAGGAGCATTGATTTTGGCAGAAATGGATGGTAAAGTGAGCACGAAGCCCATCAACTCAGACTCGATCAAGAAGTACTACATCTGA